A window from bacterium encodes these proteins:
- a CDS encoding bifunctional 4-hydroxy-2-oxoglutarate aldolase/2-dehydro-3-deoxy-phosphogluconate aldolase: protein MSTPLQRIEEVGVVPIIRAPSPDHALRIAEALIEAEMPILEVTFTVPGAAEVIRRLRIGYPDLLVGAGTVLDGPTARAAISEGAQFLVSVTAPPNVMALGPQHGIPVIPGAYTPTEILAALAMGAQVVKLFPAELGGPGYLRALRGPLPSLRAFPTGGVSADNVGEWLAAGAVAVGVGSVLIRDAAATGDYEGLRRRARELMEAVRAARGTGR from the coding sequence ATGAGTACGCCGCTACAGCGGATCGAGGAGGTGGGCGTGGTTCCGATCATCCGCGCGCCGTCTCCCGACCATGCGCTGCGGATCGCCGAGGCGCTCATCGAGGCCGAGATGCCCATACTGGAGGTGACGTTTACGGTTCCCGGCGCCGCTGAGGTGATCCGGCGTCTGCGGATCGGCTACCCGGACCTCCTGGTCGGTGCTGGAACCGTTCTGGATGGCCCAACCGCCCGCGCGGCGATCTCCGAGGGCGCGCAGTTCCTGGTGAGCGTTACCGCTCCGCCCAATGTGATGGCGCTTGGGCCCCAGCACGGTATCCCGGTCATCCCCGGCGCCTACACTCCCACCGAGATCCTGGCTGCTCTGGCCATGGGCGCGCAGGTGGTGAAGCTGTTCCCGGCCGAACTCGGGGGCCCCGGGTACCTGCGCGCGCTGCGCGGCCCGCTGCCCTCGCTCCGGGCGTTTCCCACCGGCGGGGTGAGCGCGGATAACGTCGGCGAGTGGCTTGCGGCAGGTGCGGTGGCGGTGGGGGTGGGTTCGGTTCTCATCCGCGACGCCGCAGCCACCGGAGACTACGAAGGACTACGGCGTCGTGCCCGGGAGTTGATGGAGGCGGTCAGGGCGGCCCGGGGCACCGGGCGCTAA